In a genomic window of Lottiidibacillus patelloidae:
- the sufC gene encoding Fe-S cluster assembly ATPase SufC, whose amino-acid sequence MTTPHLKIEDLHVSIDGKEIIKGFNLEIKGGEIHAIMGPNGTGKSTLASAIMGHPRYEVTSGKVFVDGEDILEMEVDERAKAGLFLAMQYPSEVSGVTNADFLRSSINARREEGDEISLMKFIRKMDEKMAELEMDESFSQRYLNEGFSGGEKKRNEILQMMMIEPKFAILDEIDSGLDIDALKLVSNGVNAMRGNDFGCLIITHYQRLLNYITPDHVHVMMQGRIVKSGGAELAHRLEAEGYDWVKEELGIEDETVGQEA is encoded by the coding sequence ATGACAACACCACATTTAAAGATTGAAGATCTTCATGTTTCAATTGATGGTAAAGAAATTATTAAAGGATTTAATTTAGAAATAAAAGGTGGAGAAATCCATGCAATCATGGGGCCTAACGGTACAGGTAAATCTACGTTAGCTTCAGCGATTATGGGTCACCCACGTTATGAAGTTACTTCAGGTAAAGTATTCGTTGATGGCGAAGATATCTTAGAAATGGAAGTAGATGAGCGTGCAAAAGCTGGTCTATTTTTAGCAATGCAATATCCAAGTGAAGTTTCAGGTGTAACTAATGCTGACTTCTTGCGTTCTTCAATTAACGCACGTCGCGAAGAAGGCGATGAAATTTCATTAATGAAGTTTATCCGTAAAATGGATGAGAAAATGGCTGAATTAGAAATGGATGAGTCTTTTTCACAACGTTATTTAAATGAAGGATTTTCAGGTGGAGAAAAGAAGCGTAATGAAATTCTTCAAATGATGATGATTGAGCCGAAGTTTGCAATTTTAGATGAAATTGACTCTGGTTTAGATATCGATGCATTAAAATTAGTTTCAAATGGAGTAAATGCTATGCGTGGCAATGACTTCGGTTGCTTAATTATTACTCACTATCAACGTTTATTAAACTACATTACTCCTGACCACGTTCATGTAATGATGCAAGGTCGTATTGTTAAATCTGGTGGTGCAGAATTAGCACATCGTTTAGAAGCAGAAGGATACGATTGGGTGAAAGAAGAACTCGGCATTGAAGATGAAACAGTAGGACAAGAAGCGTAA